Proteins encoded in a region of the Drosophila gunungcola strain Sukarami chromosome 3L unlocalized genomic scaffold, Dgunungcola_SK_2 000005F, whole genome shotgun sequence genome:
- the LOC128259417 gene encoding JNK-interacting protein 1 isoform X2, translated as MADSEFEEFHRPIFEPHTIAGFGSVAGSKKNNPHAFYSLIPNDDLEDSHSSKSDGDGDGSDQEDGVGLVDHEPKLRQVEDDELGDGLKVTLSSDGSLDTNDSFNSHRHHPLNHQDAIGGFLGMDTSGLGGNSAPVTIGASTDLLAPNSAATRRRRKLPEIPKNKKCGSNFGSLADEFRNGGGGIVGGGGAPPSARTGQQRSFLSLKCGYLMDEDSSPDSERMQSLGDVDSGHSTAHSPNDFKSMSPQITSPVSQSPFPPPFGGVPFGQLEMLEATHRGLHKFVPRHHDEIELEIGDAIYVQKEAEDLWCEGVNLRTGRQGIFPSAYAVDLDYNEFDPTVQLVKKERYLLGYLGSVETLAHKGTGVVCQAVRKIVGEYGNSPTGQTCILEVSDQGLRMVDRSGPNQNKKDKKPCIDYFYSLKNVSFCAFHPRDHRFIGFITKHPTVQRFACHVFKGSESTRPVAEAVGRAFQRFYQKFIETAYPIEDIYIE; from the exons ATGGCGGACAGCGAATTTGAGGAGTTCCACAGGCCCATATTTGAGCCCCACACAATTGCTGGCTTCGGATCGGTTGCAGGCAGCAAGAAAAACAATCCCCATGCATTTTACTC TCTAATTCCCAACGATGACCTGGAGGATTCGCACTCCTCGAAGAGCGacggcgatggcgatggctcCGATCAGGAGGACGGCGTTGGCCTGGTGGATCATGAGCCCAAGCTGCGTCAAGTGGAGGACGACGAGCTGGGCGACGGCCTGAAGGTCACTCTGTCCTCGGATGGCTCCCTGGACACCAACGACTCCTTCAACTCGCACCGCCATCATCCGTTGAACCACCAGGACGCCATCGGTGGTTTCCTGGGCATGGACACCAGTGGCCTGGGCGGCAATAGTGCACCTGTGACCATTGGAGCTAGCACGGATCTGCTGGCCCCGAATTCGGCTGCCACGCGTCGTCGTCGCAAGTTGCCTGAAATACccaaaaataagaaat GTGGCTCCAACTTTGGCTCCCTGGCAGATGAGTTCCGCAATGGAGGCGGGGGGATCGTCGGCGGCGGAGGAGCCCCGCCCTCGGCTCGAACTGGTCAGCAGCGCTCGTTCCTGTCACTCAAATGCGGATACTTGATGGACGAGGACTCCAGTCCGGATTCGGAGCGGATGCAGAGCCTCGGGGATGTGGACAGTGGCCACAGCACGGCGCACTCGCCGAACGACTTCAAGAGCATGTCGCCGCAGATCACATCCCCCGTTTCGCAGTCTCCCTTCCCGCCCCCCTTTGGGGGCGTGCCCTTTGGCCAGCTGGAGATGCTGGAGGCCACCCACCGTGGCCTGCACAAGTTCGTGCCGCGGCACCACGACGAGATCGAGCTGGAGATCGGCGACGCCATCTACGTGCAGAAGGAGGCCGAGGATCTGTGGTGCGAGGGCGTCAATCTGCGCACCGGTCGCCAGGGCATCTTCCCATCGGCCTACGCCGTCGACCTGGACTACAACGAGTTCGATCCCACTGTGCAGCTGGTGAAGAAGGAGCGCTACCTGCTGGGCTACCTCGGTTCCGTGGAGACGCTGGCGCACAAGGGCACCGGAGTGGTCTGCCAGGCGGTGCGCAAGATCGTCGGGGAGTACGGCAACTCACCCACCGGACAGACCTGCATCCTGGAGGTCTCCGACCAGGGACTGCGCATGGTGGACCGATCGGGCCCAAAT caaaacaaaaaggacaAGAAGCCTTGCATCGACTACTTCTACTCCCTGAAGAACGTCTCCTTCTGCGCCTTTCACCCTCGCGATCACCGCTTCATTGGCTTCATCACCAAACATCCGACGGTGCAGCGGTTCGCCTGTCACGTCTTCAAGGGATCCGAGTCCACCAGGCCGGTGGCCGAGGCAGTGGG TCGTGCTTTCCAGCGATTCTATCAGAAATTCATTGAAACCGCTTACCCCATCGAGGACATCTACATTGAGTAG
- the LOC128259430 gene encoding lysozyme X-like: MKTFLVICVLALATPAILARQMDRCSLVRELYNLRVPRHQLATWACIAERESSFRTHVVGRNRDGSTSNGIFQLNDRYWCQPSNGKKSHNICRTSCNDFLRNDISKSVRCAQKVLLNQGWSAWASGYSCIRNVPSIKNCF; encoded by the coding sequence ATGAAAACTTTCCTGGTTATTTGTGTCCTGGCTCTGGCCACTCCCGCCATCCTGGCTCGCCAAATGGATCGATGCTCCCTAGTTCGGGAGTTGTACAATCTCAGAGTGCCGCGACACCAGTTGGCCACATGGGCCTGCATCGCCGAACGTGAAAGTTCCTTCCGCACCCATGTGGTGGGAAGAAACCGTGATGGATCCACCTCCAATGGAATCTTCCAGCTCAACGATCGGTACTGGTGCCAGCCGTCCAATGGAAAAAAATCCCACAACATTTGCCGCACTAGCTGCAACGATTTCCTGAGGAACGACATATCCAAGTCGGTGCGATGTGCCCAGAAGGTCCTGTTAAACCAGGGATGGTCGGCCTGGGCATCTGGGTACTCATGCATTAGAAACGTGCCATCGATCAAGAATTGTTTCTAA
- the LOC128259419 gene encoding ester hydrolase C11orf54 homolog: protein MSQNQLISEQLLFEEKPLYVPPLSELQKVIQGALTANFARVDVSVGPCPDLKDSQFGLVDSGLGGKPTLLEAGGPPFLLPLVQRDKLYNITEITRKIQGPGKIFAVGAGAGPWPIRGSNCEGIYNLSVSETDELTNGSYTATVRGRKEECVLEKIPNTEPRCALLLNLFLSQGKPGQVLRITAKQRTGEQNFIECIRKGLETHYGDKVVGLGGIFLIKKGAAHQHVMRDFSKTPIHTDEEVNEWLKFYEMPAQLNAVGTLVTKEHDLDLRLQHFHSFSFSNWGGHYHYDTTPDVVEYEAYLNVAERVVRVDKPEATHKVGRD, encoded by the exons ATGAGCCAGAACCAACTCATCTCAGAGCAACTGCTCTTCGAGGAGAAGCCACTATATGTGCCCCCATTGTCGGAACTGCAGAAAG TTATACAGGGTGCCTTGACTGCCAACTTTGCCAGAGTGGATGTGAGTGTGGGTCCCTGTCCGGATCTAAAGGACTCCCAGTTTGGTCTGGTGGACAGTGGACTGGGTGGCAAACCCACTTTGCTGGAGGCAGGAGGCCCACCTTTTTTGCTGCCCTTGGTTCAACGCGATAAGTTGTACAATATCACGGAGATCACGCGAAAGATTCAGGGTCCTGGCAAGATCTTTGCCGTGGGCGCAGGAGCAGGTCCTTGGCCAATTAGGGGATCCAATTGCGAAGGCATCTACAACCTGTCGGTAAGCGAGACGGATGAGCTCACCAATGGCAGCTACACGGCCACGGTGAGGGGGCGAAAGGAGGAGTGTGTCCTGGAGAAGATTCCCAACACAGAACCCCGCTGCGCCCTGCTCCTGAACCTCTTCCTCAGCCAGGGAAAACCTGGTCAGGTCCTGAGGATCACCGCCAAGCAGAGGACTGGCGAACAGAACTTCATCGAGTGCATTCGTAAGGGTCTGGAGACCCACTATGGCGACAAGGTGGTGGGTCTGGGTGGCATTTTCCTGATCAAGAAGGGTGCTGCTCATCAGCACGTGATGCGGGACTTCAGCAAGACACCCATTCACACCGACGAGGAGGTCAACGAATGGCTCAAGTTCTACGAGATGCCCGCCCAACTTAACGCCGTGGGCACTTTGGTGACCAAGGAGCACGACCTTGACCTTCGCCTGCAGCACTTCCACTCCTTCTCCTTCAGCAACTGGGGTGGTCACTATCATTATGACACAACGCCCGATGTGGTGGAGTACGAGGCCTATCTGAATGTGGCCGAGCGGGTGGTGCGGGTGGACAAGCCCGAGGCCACTCACAAGGTCGGTCGAGACTAG
- the LOC128259417 gene encoding JNK-interacting protein 1 isoform X1: protein MADSEFEEFHRPIFEPHTIAGFGSVAGSKKNNPHAFYSLIPNDDLEDSHSSKSDGDGDGSDQEDGVGLVDHEPKLRQVEDDELGDGLKVTLSSDGSLDTNDSFNSHRHHPLNHQDAIGGFLGMDTSGLGGNSAPVTIGASTDLLAPNSAATRRRRKLPEIPKNKKSSILHLLGGSNFGSLADEFRNGGGGIVGGGGAPPSARTGQQRSFLSLKCGYLMDEDSSPDSERMQSLGDVDSGHSTAHSPNDFKSMSPQITSPVSQSPFPPPFGGVPFGQLEMLEATHRGLHKFVPRHHDEIELEIGDAIYVQKEAEDLWCEGVNLRTGRQGIFPSAYAVDLDYNEFDPTVQLVKKERYLLGYLGSVETLAHKGTGVVCQAVRKIVGEYGNSPTGQTCILEVSDQGLRMVDRSGPNQNKKDKKPCIDYFYSLKNVSFCAFHPRDHRFIGFITKHPTVQRFACHVFKGSESTRPVAEAVGRAFQRFYQKFIETAYPIEDIYIE from the exons ATGGCGGACAGCGAATTTGAGGAGTTCCACAGGCCCATATTTGAGCCCCACACAATTGCTGGCTTCGGATCGGTTGCAGGCAGCAAGAAAAACAATCCCCATGCATTTTACTC TCTAATTCCCAACGATGACCTGGAGGATTCGCACTCCTCGAAGAGCGacggcgatggcgatggctcCGATCAGGAGGACGGCGTTGGCCTGGTGGATCATGAGCCCAAGCTGCGTCAAGTGGAGGACGACGAGCTGGGCGACGGCCTGAAGGTCACTCTGTCCTCGGATGGCTCCCTGGACACCAACGACTCCTTCAACTCGCACCGCCATCATCCGTTGAACCACCAGGACGCCATCGGTGGTTTCCTGGGCATGGACACCAGTGGCCTGGGCGGCAATAGTGCACCTGTGACCATTGGAGCTAGCACGGATCTGCTGGCCCCGAATTCGGCTGCCACGCGTCGTCGTCGCAAGTTGCCTGAAATACccaaaaataagaaat CTTCCATTCTGCATCTTCTAGGTGGCTCCAACTTTGGCTCCCTGGCAGATGAGTTCCGCAATGGAGGCGGGGGGATCGTCGGCGGCGGAGGAGCCCCGCCCTCGGCTCGAACTGGTCAGCAGCGCTCGTTCCTGTCACTCAAATGCGGATACTTGATGGACGAGGACTCCAGTCCGGATTCGGAGCGGATGCAGAGCCTCGGGGATGTGGACAGTGGCCACAGCACGGCGCACTCGCCGAACGACTTCAAGAGCATGTCGCCGCAGATCACATCCCCCGTTTCGCAGTCTCCCTTCCCGCCCCCCTTTGGGGGCGTGCCCTTTGGCCAGCTGGAGATGCTGGAGGCCACCCACCGTGGCCTGCACAAGTTCGTGCCGCGGCACCACGACGAGATCGAGCTGGAGATCGGCGACGCCATCTACGTGCAGAAGGAGGCCGAGGATCTGTGGTGCGAGGGCGTCAATCTGCGCACCGGTCGCCAGGGCATCTTCCCATCGGCCTACGCCGTCGACCTGGACTACAACGAGTTCGATCCCACTGTGCAGCTGGTGAAGAAGGAGCGCTACCTGCTGGGCTACCTCGGTTCCGTGGAGACGCTGGCGCACAAGGGCACCGGAGTGGTCTGCCAGGCGGTGCGCAAGATCGTCGGGGAGTACGGCAACTCACCCACCGGACAGACCTGCATCCTGGAGGTCTCCGACCAGGGACTGCGCATGGTGGACCGATCGGGCCCAAAT caaaacaaaaaggacaAGAAGCCTTGCATCGACTACTTCTACTCCCTGAAGAACGTCTCCTTCTGCGCCTTTCACCCTCGCGATCACCGCTTCATTGGCTTCATCACCAAACATCCGACGGTGCAGCGGTTCGCCTGTCACGTCTTCAAGGGATCCGAGTCCACCAGGCCGGTGGCCGAGGCAGTGGG TCGTGCTTTCCAGCGATTCTATCAGAAATTCATTGAAACCGCTTACCCCATCGAGGACATCTACATTGAGTAG
- the LOC128259421 gene encoding ester hydrolase C11orf54 homolog, with protein sequence MSQSHLQTDQLLFEEKPLHVPSLLELQKVIQGALNANFASVDVNVGPCPDLKDSQFGLVESGLGGRPTLLEAGGPPYLRPLVQREKLYNLKEITRKVQGPGKIFAVGPGAGPWPIRNSNCEGIFNFSLNEEDELKQGSYTATVRGEKEECVLERIPENEPRCALILNLFLSEGKPGEVLRISAKQRTGGENFVDCIRKGLEQHYGDKVIGLGGIFVVKKGCVHQHVMRDFSKTPIHTHEQIQQWLKFYEMPAQLNAVGTLVTKDLGLDLRLQHFHSFSFENWGGHYHYDTTPDIVEYEAYLSVAERVIRVDRPKLTDQLGRN encoded by the exons ATGAGCCAGAGTCACCTTCAAACGGATCAGCTTCTCTTCGAGGAGAAACCACTCCATGTGCCGTCACTCTTAGAACTACAAAAAG TTATACAGGGTGCTCTGAATGCCAACTTTGCCTCAGTTGATGTTAATGTGGGTCCTTGTCCGGATCTGAAGGACTCCCAGTTTGGCCTTGTCGAAAGTGGACTGGGTGGCAGGCCCACTTTACTGGAGGCAGGCGGTCCACCCTATTTACGCCCCTTAGTGCAACGTGAGAAGCTCTACAATTTGAAGGAGATCACTCGAAAAGTTCAAGGACCTGGCAAGATCTTTGCTGTGGGACCAGGAGCAGGTCCTTGGCCCATTCGCAACTCCAATTGCGAGGGCATCTTTAACTTTTCCCTGAACGAAGAGGATGAACTCAAGCAAGGTAGTTACACAGCTACTGTTAGAGGAGAAAAGGAAGAGTGTGTTCTGGAAAGAATACCCGAAAATGAACCACGCTGTGCTCTcatcttaaatttatttttgagtgAGGGAAAACCAGGTGAAGTGCTTCGAATCTCTGCTAAACAACGAACTGGTGGGGAAAACTTTGTGGATTGCATTCGCAAAGGGTTGGAGCAGCACTATGGTGACAAAGTTATTGGCCTGGGAGGAATCTTTGTGGTCAAAAAGGGCTGTGTCCATCAGCATGTGATGCGGGATTTCAGCAAGACACCGATTCATACCCATGAACAGATACAACAATGGCTCAAATTCTACGAAATGCCAGCTCAGCTAAATGCTGTGGGCACTTTGGTGACCAAGGACTTGGGACTTGATCTAAGGCTGCAGCATTTCCACTCCTTTTCCTTTGAAAATTGGGGAGGCCACTACCATTACGACACCACTCCAGATATAGTCGAATATGAGGCTTATCTTAGTGTGGCCGAACGTGTTATCCGGGTGGACAGACCAAAGCTAACCGACCAGTTGGGAAGAAACTGA